A window of Nitrospirota bacterium contains these coding sequences:
- a CDS encoding tetratricopeptide repeat protein: MKKTGMGAGILLLFFLGCATSGPTVSKEKEGSAHYKLGISYLNDNAIQGAFLEFQKAIELNPGDKLAHYALGHIYYIQKKNTEALAEFERVVKIDPGYSEAYNYAGTVYEAKGDLDSALKYYQKALRNKLYQTPQYVHFNIGGIYMKQKKFQEAINEFQEAINIEPGYALAHRSLGEVYLKNGDEKSALRSFEESSKLFPEDPLTHFKIGELFWKEKVYPKAEDEFKKVVSLVPESELAKEAKKYLERRR, encoded by the coding sequence ATGAAAAAAACTGGTATGGGTGCAGGCATATTGCTTCTGTTCTTCCTGGGATGCGCAACTTCCGGTCCGACGGTCAGCAAGGAAAAAGAGGGGTCCGCGCATTATAAACTCGGGATTTCCTATTTAAATGATAACGCGATTCAAGGCGCCTTTCTTGAATTTCAAAAAGCCATTGAGCTGAATCCTGGCGATAAGCTGGCCCATTACGCACTGGGACATATCTATTATATTCAAAAGAAGAACACGGAAGCTCTAGCCGAGTTTGAGCGGGTTGTTAAAATTGATCCCGGCTATTCCGAGGCCTATAATTACGCGGGAACGGTCTACGAGGCAAAAGGAGATCTGGATTCCGCGCTCAAGTATTATCAAAAAGCATTAAGAAACAAGCTTTATCAGACTCCCCAGTATGTACATTTTAATATCGGCGGAATTTATATGAAGCAGAAGAAATTTCAGGAAGCCATCAATGAATTTCAGGAAGCGATTAACATTGAACCCGGATATGCATTGGCGCACCGTTCTCTTGGAGAAGTCTATCTGAAGAATGGCGATGAAAAATCGGCTTTGCGTTCGTTTGAAGAGTCTTCCAAACTGTTTCCTGAAGATCCTCTGACCCACTTCAAGATAGGAGAACTCTTCTGGAAGGAGAAGGTCTATCCAAAAGCAGAAGACGAATTTAAGAAAGTAGTTTCTCTCGTTCCAGAAAGCGAATTGGCAAAGGAGGCAAAAAAATACCTTGAAAGACGACGATAA